The Megasphaera stantonii genome includes a window with the following:
- the rpoN gene encoding RNA polymerase factor sigma-54 yields MDARMTLTQEQIQKLSAMQIQSLQILSMSSEDLRSLLQKESEENPFLDYHPSSSRGGAAEFLQFVAAPDKDRIKNFLIEQLNPSQFTKPQWALLNYLAQCVDDQGYLTVTEQDVSRFPLPDGLFSQAVAILQGLHPPGIGASSLQECLKLQLRRKGELTPLAETLVDSFLEDIGKNHIAAVCRALGLPKQQVLPTIRRIRALDPAPLKGLFDSADAYVVPDVVIRPTEGEYEIILNDTWFASYSMSDYYIAMMHQADDPDIKTYFQQKHARCSLLLHNIERRRQTLAALTGAIWEWQREYLETHHALRPMTLKDMAEKTGLHISTISRAIKDKYVQTPYRTLPFKALFQCPLRKDGQSLSKDAVKKALCQLIREEDKERPYSDAQLVEMLSAQFHTAISRRVVQKYRSLLHIPNSYARKIQP; encoded by the coding sequence ATGGACGCACGTATGACCCTTACGCAAGAACAAATTCAAAAGCTGTCGGCTATGCAGATCCAATCGCTGCAAATCCTGTCCATGTCCTCGGAAGACCTGCGCAGCCTGCTGCAGAAGGAGTCGGAAGAAAATCCCTTTCTCGATTACCATCCGTCGTCGTCCCGCGGCGGCGCAGCAGAATTTCTCCAGTTCGTCGCCGCGCCGGACAAGGACAGGATCAAAAATTTCCTCATAGAGCAGCTCAATCCTAGCCAGTTTACCAAGCCCCAGTGGGCTCTGCTGAATTATCTGGCCCAGTGCGTCGACGACCAAGGCTATTTGACGGTGACGGAACAAGATGTATCGCGCTTTCCCCTACCGGACGGACTGTTTTCCCAGGCCGTCGCCATCCTGCAGGGCCTGCATCCGCCGGGAATCGGCGCATCGTCGCTGCAGGAGTGCCTGAAATTGCAGCTGCGGCGAAAGGGTGAGCTGACGCCCTTAGCGGAAACCCTCGTCGACTCGTTCTTAGAAGATATCGGGAAAAACCATATCGCCGCCGTCTGCCGGGCCCTGGGCCTTCCGAAACAGCAGGTCCTGCCGACTATCCGGCGCATCCGCGCCCTCGACCCGGCCCCGCTGAAGGGCCTCTTTGACAGTGCAGACGCCTACGTCGTTCCCGACGTCGTCATCCGGCCAACCGAAGGGGAATATGAAATTATCCTGAACGACACGTGGTTCGCCTCCTATTCCATGAGCGATTACTATATCGCCATGATGCATCAGGCCGACGACCCGGATATCAAAACCTATTTCCAGCAGAAGCACGCCCGCTGCTCCCTGCTGCTCCACAATATAGAACGCCGGCGCCAGACCCTCGCCGCGCTGACCGGCGCGATTTGGGAATGGCAGCGCGAATACCTGGAGACTCACCATGCCCTGCGGCCTATGACGCTCAAGGACATGGCGGAGAAAACGGGACTCCATATATCGACGATCAGCCGTGCCATCAAGGACAAATACGTGCAGACGCCGTACCGGACCCTTCCCTTCAAGGCCTTATTCCAATGCCCCCTGCGGAAAGACGGCCAGTCCCTTTCCAAAGACGCCGTCAAGAAAGCCCTTTGCCAGCTGATCCGCGAAGAAGATAAGGAACGCCCGTACAGCGACGCCCAGCTGGTAGAAATGCTGTCGGCGCAATTCCATACAGCAATTTCCCGGCGAGTTGTTCAAAAATACCGCAGCCTGCTTCATATCCCCAATTCTTACGCGCGAAAGATCCAGCCATGA
- a CDS encoding thiamine phosphate synthase has product MLKVVAITNRELATTNYWDQLEQIAASDVDTIVLREKTLSEDEYVEYAKKALRLCNMHDKTCILHHFGKAAIRLHVPRFQCSLEYLETHSSLLYYMTTLGVSVHTPEEAARAEKLGATYIMASHVFPTDCKKTMPPIGTQTVQAICDAVSIPVYALGGINLQTVKELGTTPVAGVALMSGLMVCHDVPAYVRELKQQH; this is encoded by the coding sequence GTGTTAAAAGTAGTTGCAATAACAAATCGCGAACTTGCCACGACGAATTATTGGGACCAGCTTGAACAAATCGCCGCGTCCGACGTCGATACCATTGTTCTTCGCGAAAAAACGCTGTCAGAAGATGAATACGTCGAATACGCAAAAAAAGCGCTGCGCCTGTGCAACATGCACGACAAGACGTGCATTCTCCACCACTTCGGCAAAGCGGCCATCCGCCTGCACGTTCCCCGTTTCCAGTGTTCGCTGGAGTATTTGGAAACCCATTCGTCCCTTCTCTATTATATGACGACCCTGGGCGTTTCCGTCCATACGCCGGAGGAAGCAGCGCGCGCCGAAAAGCTGGGCGCAACGTACATCATGGCCAGCCACGTATTTCCGACAGACTGCAAAAAAACGATGCCGCCAATCGGCACGCAGACCGTCCAGGCCATCTGCGACGCCGTGTCGATTCCCGTCTACGCCTTAGGGGGCATCAATCTTCAAACGGTCAAAGAGCTCGGCACTACGCCCGTTGCCGGCGTCGCCCTCATGTCAGGGCTCATGGTCTGCCATGACGTGCCGGCCTATGTCCGCGAACTCAAGCAGCAGCATTAA
- a CDS encoding AMP-binding protein — MYFFDKHPNFKAHTLFEDDCGQAATYETWYAHADELGGIMPSRSLAAIVCRNTIGSALSYLCCLQRRVVPLLIDEAMDDELKQGLLAAYRPEFIFCPCGTEGGNPLYSLYDYDVYRHNNTSPALYEDLGLLLTTSGSTGSPKLVRLSYDNIQSNAASIAQYLELTAADRPVSSLPMHYTFGLSVINSHVLCGAAECLTTATVFDAAFWQFCKEKRVTSIAGVPFTYECLRRLKFTKMELPDLTLMIQAGGKLSKKLQKEFGQYAAGTGKRFVVMYGQTEATARMSYLPPADCLRKIGSIGVAIPGGSFRILDDDHAELTEPNAIGELCYDGPNVSLGYAHGADDLQLGDERHGRLLTGDLAYCDEDGFYYISGRKKRFVKIMGKRVNMDEVEQLFKNAFADRDFACTGGDDDLLVFTTAPETDCSDLEDFLVAKAGLHPSCFTIRSVAAIPKNSSGKTQYTDLPGLKD, encoded by the coding sequence ATGTATTTCTTTGACAAACATCCCAACTTCAAGGCGCATACGCTCTTTGAAGACGATTGCGGACAGGCGGCGACATATGAAACCTGGTATGCCCACGCCGACGAGCTGGGAGGCATCATGCCGTCCCGGTCCCTGGCGGCCATCGTATGCCGCAATACCATCGGTTCGGCCTTGTCTTACTTGTGCTGCCTGCAACGCCGCGTCGTTCCCCTGCTCATAGACGAAGCCATGGACGACGAGCTGAAGCAGGGACTCCTGGCCGCGTACCGCCCGGAATTCATCTTTTGCCCCTGCGGAACAGAAGGCGGCAATCCCCTCTATTCGCTGTATGACTACGACGTATACCGCCATAATAATACGTCGCCGGCCTTATACGAAGACCTGGGCCTGCTGCTGACGACGTCAGGCAGTACGGGAAGCCCGAAGCTCGTCCGCCTGAGCTACGACAACATCCAATCCAACGCCGCCTCTATCGCCCAGTATCTGGAACTAACCGCCGCCGACAGGCCCGTATCGAGCCTGCCCATGCACTATACCTTTGGGCTGTCCGTCATCAACAGCCACGTCCTCTGCGGCGCGGCAGAATGCCTGACGACGGCGACGGTTTTCGACGCGGCCTTTTGGCAGTTCTGCAAGGAAAAAAGAGTGACGTCCATCGCCGGCGTTCCCTTTACGTACGAATGCCTGCGCCGTCTGAAATTCACCAAAATGGAGCTTCCCGACTTGACGCTGATGATTCAGGCCGGCGGAAAATTGTCGAAAAAATTACAGAAGGAATTCGGCCAATACGCTGCCGGCACGGGAAAGCGCTTCGTCGTCATGTACGGCCAGACCGAGGCGACGGCCCGCATGTCCTACCTGCCGCCGGCAGACTGCCTCCGCAAGATCGGCAGCATCGGCGTCGCCATCCCCGGCGGCTCCTTCCGCATCTTGGACGACGACCACGCCGAGCTGACCGAACCCAACGCAATCGGCGAGCTGTGCTACGACGGCCCCAACGTATCCCTGGGCTACGCCCATGGCGCCGACGACCTCCAATTAGGAGACGAACGGCACGGCCGCCTGCTTACGGGCGACTTGGCCTACTGCGACGAAGACGGCTTCTACTATATTTCCGGCCGCAAAAAACGGTTTGTCAAAATCATGGGCAAGCGGGTCAACATGGACGAAGTCGAGCAGCTGTTCAAAAACGCCTTCGCCGACAGGGATTTCGCCTGCACAGGCGGCGACGACGACCTGCTCGTCTTTACGACGGCTCCGGAAACGGACTGCTCCGACTTGGAGGATTTCCTCGTCGCCAAGGCGGGCCTTCATCCCAGCTGCTTTACCATCCGCTCTGTCGCCGCGATTCCCAAAAACTCGTCGGGCAAGACGCAGTATACGGACTTGCCCGGCCTAAAGGACTGA
- a CDS encoding MBL fold metallo-hydrolase, translating to MESTFKLPEPACLVDPLTESNCYIFTSGSSALLIDPNNADLINTYAAEHHIVPEYVLLTHEHCDHIAGLNDLRSRWTLSVVASKKCSDGIQNTKMNMTRIMESYLYFKSGGKLHVSYPKFTCQAADIVFDAPVYDFVWKGHSFRCIAAPGHTPGSICIVADDALLFSGDYFIPGEEVITRLPGGDDEAYQTVGKDVLRSLPTPIWTYPGHGLPFMLTQEVKKQYGL from the coding sequence ATGGAGTCGACATTTAAACTCCCTGAGCCGGCATGCCTGGTCGATCCATTGACGGAAAGCAACTGCTATATCTTCACGTCCGGCAGCAGCGCGTTGCTCATAGACCCGAACAATGCCGACCTAATCAACACGTATGCAGCGGAACACCATATCGTCCCGGAATACGTTTTGCTCACTCACGAGCACTGCGACCACATAGCCGGTCTCAACGACCTGCGCAGCCGCTGGACCCTCTCCGTCGTCGCCAGCAAAAAATGCAGCGACGGCATCCAAAATACGAAGATGAACATGACGCGCATCATGGAATCGTATCTGTATTTTAAAAGCGGCGGCAAGCTGCACGTCTCGTATCCGAAATTTACCTGTCAGGCAGCGGATATCGTCTTCGACGCCCCAGTCTACGATTTCGTCTGGAAGGGACACTCCTTCCGCTGCATTGCCGCTCCAGGCCATACGCCGGGCAGCATCTGCATCGTCGCCGACGACGCTCTCTTGTTTTCCGGCGATTACTTCATTCCCGGCGAAGAAGTCATTACGCGCCTGCCCGGCGGCGACGACGAGGCCTACCAGACCGTCGGCAAAGACGTACTGCGTTCCCTGCCGACCCCCATTTGGACCTATCCCGGCCACGGTCTTCCTTTCATGCTCACCCAGGAGGTGAAGAAACAGTATGGACTATAG
- a CDS encoding acyl carrier protein — MTNLEKYDKLFMTNFKLTKDQLPGLKYRSIKLWDSMGHMTLMEDMEDTFDISIDTPDVLAFSSYEKGMDILRKYGVDI; from the coding sequence ATGACAAACTTAGAAAAATACGACAAACTCTTCATGACCAACTTCAAATTGACGAAAGACCAGCTCCCCGGTTTAAAATACCGTTCCATCAAATTATGGGACTCCATGGGCCACATGACGCTCATGGAAGACATGGAAGATACCTTCGACATTTCCATTGATACGCCGGACGTATTGGCTTTCAGCTCTTATGAAAAAGGCATGGACATCCTCCGCAAATATGGAGTCGACATTTAA
- a CDS encoding AMP-binding protein, with amino-acid sequence MDYSQWLSYAPYAWTQEEKEKQYLPYFQELTENHRRHCRPYGQALDVFGYGSQFSALEQIPMVPIRLFKYLKLQSIPDEEIFKIITSSGTTGQARSRIVLDAATAQNQQLTLYAIVKDFLGAGRVPMLIVDSPSVFTDRAAFNARGAAILGFSIFAKKKYYALMDDLTLNKEALQAFASRTGPVLIFGFTFMIWKYLCQAIAEAGLSFDFSNAVVIHGGGWKKMEAQAVSAEAYKRRLYDQFRISRVHNYYGMAEQTGCVYMECEAGHLHASIFSDVIVRDPEDFSPCPIGKSGILQVLSPMAVSYPGHSLLTEDMGAILGVDDCPCGRKGKYFRIDGRIPQAEIRGCSDTHE; translated from the coding sequence ATGGACTATAGCCAATGGCTGTCGTACGCGCCCTACGCCTGGACGCAGGAAGAAAAAGAAAAGCAGTATCTGCCCTATTTTCAAGAGCTGACAGAGAATCATCGCCGTCATTGCCGGCCCTACGGCCAAGCCCTCGACGTATTCGGGTACGGCAGTCAGTTTTCGGCGCTGGAGCAGATTCCCATGGTGCCAATCCGCTTATTCAAATACTTAAAACTGCAGAGCATTCCTGACGAAGAAATCTTCAAGATCATCACGTCGTCGGGAACGACGGGCCAGGCTCGCTCCCGCATCGTCCTGGACGCGGCGACGGCGCAAAACCAGCAGCTCACCTTATACGCCATCGTCAAGGATTTTCTCGGCGCAGGCCGCGTGCCCATGCTCATCGTCGATTCGCCGTCCGTCTTTACTGACCGGGCGGCGTTCAACGCCCGCGGAGCCGCTATCCTAGGCTTTTCTATTTTCGCTAAGAAAAAGTATTACGCCTTGATGGACGACTTGACCTTAAATAAAGAAGCCTTGCAGGCCTTCGCCTCCCGCACGGGGCCGGTCCTCATTTTCGGCTTTACCTTCATGATTTGGAAATATTTGTGCCAGGCCATTGCCGAGGCAGGCCTTTCCTTCGACTTTTCCAATGCCGTCGTCATCCACGGCGGCGGCTGGAAAAAAATGGAAGCCCAGGCCGTGTCGGCCGAGGCTTATAAGCGGCGGCTGTACGACCAGTTCCGCATTTCCCGTGTCCATAACTACTACGGCATGGCCGAGCAGACGGGCTGCGTATACATGGAATGCGAAGCCGGCCACCTCCACGCCAGCATTTTTTCCGACGTCATCGTCAGAGACCCGGAGGATTTCTCTCCCTGTCCCATAGGAAAATCAGGAATCCTTCAGGTTCTTTCTCCTATGGCCGTCTCTTATCCCGGCCATTCGCTTTTGACGGAGGACATGGGGGCCATCTTAGGCGTTGACGATTGTCCCTGCGGCCGCAAGGGAAAGTATTTCCGCATTGACGGCCGCATTCCGCAGGCTGAAATCAGGGGGTGCAGCGATACTCATGAATAA
- a CDS encoding cysteine hydrolase family protein, whose translation MNQAYVIIDMQNDFIDGALGTKEAQAVVPRIEAKIVASKKDTSVSTDLIFTQDTHGENYLDTQEGQKLPVPHCIKDTKGWNICRQLLPYTLFATILEKPTFGSTDLIAETAEYDRIVLMGVCTDICVISNAMLLKAFYPEKEICVDASCCAGVTPESHARALEAMKMCQIDIL comes from the coding sequence ATGAATCAGGCTTACGTCATCATCGACATGCAGAACGACTTCATCGACGGCGCCCTGGGGACCAAGGAAGCCCAGGCCGTCGTACCGCGCATCGAAGCTAAAATCGTCGCCAGCAAAAAGGACACGTCCGTCAGCACCGACTTGATCTTCACGCAGGATACGCACGGAGAAAATTACTTAGACACGCAGGAAGGGCAGAAACTTCCGGTCCCGCACTGTATCAAGGATACAAAGGGCTGGAATATATGCCGTCAGCTCCTGCCGTATACCTTATTTGCCACTATCTTGGAAAAGCCTACCTTCGGCAGCACCGATTTGATTGCTGAAACGGCGGAATACGACCGCATCGTCCTCATGGGCGTATGTACGGATATCTGCGTCATTTCCAACGCCATGCTGCTGAAAGCCTTCTATCCGGAAAAAGAAATCTGCGTCGACGCTTCATGCTGCGCCGGCGTCACGCCGGAAAGCCACGCGCGGGCCTTGGAGGCCATGAAAATGTGCCAAATTGATATCCTTTAA
- a CDS encoding glycerol dehydrogenase, with translation MAIGLKAPGYYIQGEGELDKLGKYVKKLGTTFLVLLSPNNKKRIGDRIAASLESADKKVVFSEFGGKCTKQAIEDAMTVAKDNGCDVIVGVGGGTALDTSKAVATNLGGLPSVIIPTIASNDAPCSSVAVIYNDEGVVIKALMMHRNPDVVLVDTGIIAQAPKHYLVSGMGDALSTYFEARACYRSGAKTMSRGKCSMTAMALSELCYKTLLKDSLKALEAVEQHVVTPELEAVVEACVYLSGVGFEDGGLAAAHAVNDGFAYVPQAHGMSHGEKVAFGLLVQLQLEQAPQKEWDTVLQYIKSVGLPSCLADMGITDVKEEELRQVAAAATVPTQFTKNVRADITADEVYAAIMAADAAGRA, from the coding sequence ATGGCAATTGGATTGAAAGCTCCTGGATACTACATCCAGGGCGAAGGCGAATTGGATAAGTTAGGCAAGTATGTAAAAAAATTAGGGACGACGTTTTTGGTGTTGCTGTCTCCCAACAATAAGAAGCGCATTGGCGACCGCATTGCGGCCTCACTGGAAAGCGCCGATAAAAAGGTCGTATTCAGTGAATTCGGCGGCAAGTGCACCAAGCAGGCCATTGAAGATGCGATGACGGTAGCCAAAGACAACGGCTGCGACGTCATTGTCGGCGTCGGCGGCGGCACAGCTCTCGATACGTCGAAGGCCGTCGCTACGAATTTAGGCGGATTGCCGTCTGTCATTATTCCGACGATTGCGTCTAACGACGCGCCATGCAGCAGCGTAGCTGTCATTTATAACGATGAAGGCGTGGTCATCAAGGCCCTCATGATGCACCGCAACCCCGACGTCGTCCTCGTCGATACGGGAATCATTGCCCAGGCTCCGAAGCATTACCTCGTTTCCGGCATGGGCGACGCCTTGTCGACGTATTTTGAAGCCCGTGCCTGCTACCGCAGCGGCGCAAAGACCATGTCCCGCGGCAAGTGCTCTATGACGGCGATGGCTTTGTCCGAATTGTGCTATAAGACGCTCCTCAAGGATTCTCTGAAAGCCTTGGAAGCTGTAGAACAGCACGTCGTCACGCCGGAACTGGAAGCCGTCGTCGAAGCCTGCGTATATTTGAGCGGCGTCGGTTTTGAAGACGGCGGCCTGGCTGCGGCGCATGCCGTCAACGACGGATTTGCCTATGTGCCTCAGGCGCACGGCATGTCTCACGGCGAAAAGGTAGCCTTCGGTTTGTTGGTACAGCTGCAGCTGGAACAGGCTCCGCAGAAAGAATGGGATACGGTTCTGCAGTATATCAAGTCCGTTGGCTTGCCGTCGTGCTTAGCCGATATGGGCATTACGGACGTAAAAGAAGAAGAACTTCGCCAGGTTGCCGCCGCAGCGACAGTTCCGACGCAGTTTACGAAAAACGTCCGCGCCGATATTACGGCTGACGAAGTGTACGCTGCCATTATGGCAGCCGACGCGGCTGGCCGCGCCTAA
- a CDS encoding acyl-CoA reductase, whose protein sequence is MNNQYTLLAGSIPEKPFPMKPFAPVVLDFLAVLSHELRHHPIARTEPAWSTLGFWLRPNHLKQLSPHLSQQEARLGRGLIFHIAPANMPTIFAYSLCISLLAGNGNIVRVSPRLAPAVAPICDVIHKIWQDDKFAALRRQNAIVTYGRDDELTSRFSQQCDGRIVWGGDKSIAEIRTFPLPPQGVELVFADRYSFAVFDCSSIQNGSDDELRAWAHRFYNDTYEADQNACSSPRFVFWLDERGSAFEAAQRRWWDAVAAEAKAYDLQPIKTSGKYTDAWEFAMTQPHLQSAAFRTNRLYVYTLSSLPPDITALSGSFGQFFQFPIRTLDEVLPFAVKKVQTVSTLGIDPAVLKQALVEAGAMGVDRIVPVGQALDMSVLWDGYNMLEALSRVIE, encoded by the coding sequence ATGAATAATCAATACACGCTTTTAGCCGGCTCTATACCGGAAAAACCATTCCCGATGAAGCCCTTCGCCCCTGTCGTACTGGATTTTCTTGCCGTACTGTCGCACGAGCTGCGTCATCATCCCATAGCCCGGACCGAACCCGCCTGGAGTACTCTTGGCTTCTGGCTGCGGCCCAATCACCTTAAGCAGCTGAGCCCGCATCTTTCCCAGCAGGAAGCCCGCCTTGGACGGGGCCTCATCTTTCACATCGCGCCGGCAAACATGCCGACCATCTTCGCCTACAGCCTGTGCATTTCCCTGCTGGCTGGAAACGGCAACATCGTCCGCGTCTCACCGCGCCTGGCTCCGGCTGTCGCCCCTATATGCGATGTAATTCACAAGATTTGGCAGGACGACAAATTCGCCGCCTTGCGCAGGCAGAACGCCATCGTCACCTACGGCCGCGACGACGAGCTGACAAGCCGTTTTTCTCAGCAGTGCGACGGCCGCATCGTCTGGGGCGGCGACAAGTCTATCGCTGAAATACGGACCTTTCCCCTGCCGCCGCAAGGCGTAGAATTGGTCTTCGCCGACAGATATTCCTTCGCCGTCTTCGACTGCTCCAGTATTCAGAACGGTTCGGACGACGAGCTGCGCGCCTGGGCGCACCGCTTCTACAACGACACGTACGAAGCCGACCAGAACGCCTGCTCCAGCCCGCGCTTCGTCTTCTGGCTCGACGAAAGGGGCTCGGCCTTTGAAGCGGCGCAGCGGCGCTGGTGGGACGCCGTCGCTGCCGAAGCTAAAGCCTATGACCTGCAGCCCATCAAGACCAGCGGCAAATACACCGACGCCTGGGAATTCGCCATGACCCAGCCGCACCTCCAGTCGGCGGCCTTCCGGACCAACAGACTGTACGTATACACCCTGTCGTCCCTGCCGCCGGACATTACGGCCTTATCAGGCTCCTTCGGCCAGTTCTTCCAATTCCCAATCCGAACCCTCGACGAAGTCCTGCCCTTTGCCGTCAAGAAGGTCCAGACCGTCTCCACCCTGGGCATCGATCCGGCAGTGCTGAAACAGGCCCTCGTCGAAGCCGGCGCCATGGGCGTCGACCGCATCGTACCGGTCGGCCAGGCCTTGGATATGAGCGTCCTGTGGGACGGGTACAACATGCTCGAAGCCCTGTCCCGCGTCATAGAGTGA
- a CDS encoding MaoC family dehydratase: MKIGIKYCGGCNSRYDRTKEVEKLKKQFPQHEFTYQVDTAICDICLLVCGCMTACASPEGLAAKRFEQLCTPAQFTQLAAALKAESDDQRPEKKHLCAGHTASAQKTITEADIQGFAALTGNYGKLHADAAFAAQCGFKRPVVPPSLVESLLSALMETQLPGDGAILMERSARFPKPAYVGDTVTSTAAVLEIGPHDRGYAATLRGVCTNQNGTILAEGMYCYLLPEALFSCTL, from the coding sequence ATGAAGATAGGGATAAAATACTGCGGCGGCTGCAACAGCCGGTACGACCGCACCAAAGAAGTGGAAAAGCTGAAGAAACAATTTCCCCAGCATGAATTTACCTACCAGGTAGATACGGCCATCTGCGATATCTGCCTCCTCGTCTGCGGCTGCATGACGGCCTGCGCGTCGCCGGAGGGACTGGCGGCCAAACGCTTCGAGCAGCTCTGCACGCCGGCCCAGTTTACCCAGCTGGCGGCGGCGCTGAAAGCAGAGTCCGACGACCAACGGCCGGAGAAAAAACACCTTTGCGCCGGTCATACGGCGTCGGCGCAAAAGACGATAACCGAAGCCGATATACAAGGCTTTGCCGCCCTTACGGGAAATTACGGTAAGCTCCACGCCGACGCGGCCTTTGCCGCCCAATGCGGATTTAAACGGCCCGTCGTCCCGCCTTCGCTCGTCGAAAGCCTGCTGTCAGCCCTCATGGAAACGCAGCTTCCCGGCGACGGCGCCATCCTCATGGAACGCAGCGCACGCTTTCCAAAGCCGGCGTACGTCGGCGACACCGTGACGTCGACGGCAGCAGTGCTGGAAATAGGGCCGCACGACCGCGGCTACGCAGCGACATTGCGCGGCGTCTGTACGAATCAAAACGGAACCATTCTCGCCGAAGGCATGTACTGCTATCTGCTGCCGGAGGCATTGTTTTCCTGTACTCTTTAA
- a CDS encoding 4-hydroxyphenylacetate 3-hydroxylase family protein, with product MTLMTGEQYIESMRKLNLQVYMFGKKVECPVDDPILRPSLNSVRMTYDLAQMPEYQDLMTVMSPYTGERVNRFTHIHQSTTDLMNKVKMQRLLGQKTASCFQRCVGMDAFNAVFSTTYDIDQKYGTHYHDNFMTFMKRVQTQDLTVDGAMTDPKGDRGLAPHAQEDPDLYLHVVERRPDGVVVRGAKAHQTGFINSHEVIVMPTIAMGEDDKDYAISFSCPTDAEGIFMIVGRQSCDTRKLEGAEMDTGNPEFGGTEALVIFDNVFIPNENIYLNGEYEFAGVLVERFAGYHRQSYGGCKVGVGDVLIGAAALAADYNGCPKASHIKDKLIEMQHLNETLYACGIACSALGTKTASGNYLIDLLLANVCKQNVTRFPYEIVRLAEDIAGGLMVTAPSEKDLRDPKIGPYVEKYLRGVSSVSTENRLKVLRLIENLSLGTAAVGYRTESMHGAGSPQAQRIMISRQGNLRMKKQLAKAIAHIED from the coding sequence ATGACGTTAATGACTGGCGAACAGTATATTGAAAGCATGAGAAAACTGAATTTGCAGGTATACATGTTTGGCAAAAAAGTAGAATGTCCTGTAGACGACCCGATTCTCCGTCCGTCTCTGAATTCTGTCCGCATGACTTATGACTTGGCTCAGATGCCGGAATACCAGGATTTGATGACCGTTATGTCTCCGTATACAGGCGAACGGGTAAACCGCTTTACGCACATTCATCAGAGCACGACTGACTTGATGAACAAAGTAAAAATGCAGCGTCTCCTCGGCCAGAAAACGGCTTCCTGCTTCCAGCGCTGCGTAGGCATGGACGCTTTCAACGCCGTATTCTCCACGACGTATGATATCGACCAGAAATACGGCACTCACTATCATGACAACTTCATGACCTTCATGAAACGGGTGCAGACGCAGGACCTTACAGTTGACGGCGCCATGACCGACCCGAAGGGCGACCGCGGCTTGGCTCCCCACGCACAGGAAGATCCCGATTTGTACCTCCACGTCGTAGAACGCCGCCCCGACGGCGTCGTCGTCCGCGGCGCAAAAGCTCATCAGACGGGCTTCATCAACTCTCATGAAGTTATCGTCATGCCGACGATTGCTATGGGCGAAGACGACAAGGACTACGCTATTTCCTTCTCCTGCCCGACCGACGCCGAAGGCATTTTCATGATCGTCGGCCGTCAGTCCTGCGATACACGTAAGCTCGAAGGCGCCGAAATGGATACGGGCAACCCCGAATTCGGCGGCACGGAAGCTCTCGTTATCTTCGACAACGTATTCATTCCGAACGAAAACATCTACCTCAACGGCGAATATGAATTTGCCGGCGTTCTCGTCGAACGCTTCGCCGGTTACCACCGTCAGTCTTACGGCGGCTGCAAGGTCGGCGTAGGCGACGTCCTCATCGGCGCCGCGGCGTTAGCTGCCGATTACAACGGCTGCCCGAAGGCATCTCATATCAAAGATAAGCTTATCGAAATGCAGCACCTCAACGAAACGTTGTATGCCTGCGGCATCGCCTGCTCCGCATTGGGCACGAAGACCGCTTCGGGCAACTACCTCATCGATCTCCTGCTGGCAAACGTCTGCAAACAGAACGTCACCCGTTTCCCCTATGAAATCGTCCGCCTTGCCGAAGATATTGCCGGCGGCCTCATGGTAACGGCTCCGTCCGAAAAAGACCTGCGCGATCCGAAGATCGGGCCGTACGTTGAAAAATATCTCCGCGGCGTAAGCTCCGTATCGACGGAAAACCGCTTGAAAGTACTGCGCCTCATCGAAAACCTCAGCCTTGGCACGGCAGCTGTCGGCTACCGTACAGAATCCATGCACGGTGCAGGCTCGCCGCAGGCACAGCGCATTATGATTTCCCGTCAGGGCAACTTGCGCATGAAGAAACAGCTGGCTAAAGCTATTGCGCATATTGAAGACTAA
- a CDS encoding NifU family protein, producing MSTATRAEIEGVLDTYVRPSLASHQGNVVVVDYTDKVLRIRLTGKCSGCPSAQLTTEELISATVKEHIPEIEDVILVSGVSDELIAQAKAILQNGHL from the coding sequence ATGTCTACAGCTACTCGCGCCGAAATCGAAGGCGTATTGGACACCTACGTCCGCCCGTCGTTGGCTTCACATCAAGGAAACGTCGTCGTCGTCGATTATACCGACAAGGTACTTCGCATCCGCCTGACGGGAAAATGCAGCGGCTGCCCCTCTGCCCAATTAACAACAGAAGAGCTAATCTCTGCAACGGTCAAAGAACACATCCCTGAAATCGAAGACGTCATCTTAGTCAGCGGCGTCAGCGACGAATTAATCGCCCAGGCCAAGGCCATCTTACAGAACGGGCACTTGTAG